A window from Cydia pomonella isolate Wapato2018A chromosome 8, ilCydPomo1, whole genome shotgun sequence encodes these proteins:
- the LOC133520508 gene encoding 2-acylglycerol O-acyltransferase 2-A-like isoform X1, protein MSRSPKSKTYSGSLSDALGMQWAPRDLPMARRLQTLGAIGWISLVLFGEAFAIYLFFKLLYSHYWWLAIMYSVWMLRDIDTPARGGRTFEWVRNWSWWRYYRDYFPLKLVKTAELDPSRNYLLACFPHGVVCTGAFGAFATNALDFYKIFPGMSCNMITLGGHFLVPFFRDLILGLGACTSSRESLLYLLDKKKHKGNCVALIVGGAAEALDSHPGEYSVILSRRKGFIRIAMTSGAPLVPVFSFGEPDVFRPLNNPQDSWLRRFQESVRRWTGISPMFPVGRGVFQYNFGVVPLRAPVTTVVGTPMEVKKNLEPTDAEVDAVHAEFTQRLVDLFEAEKHKYLKNSENTHLVIT, encoded by the exons atgtcaaGAAGTCCAAAAAGCAAGACATATTCAGG GAGCCTATCAGACGCCCTAGGCATGCAATGGGCGCCACGCGATCTTCCCATGGCGCGGCGTCTTCAAACCCTTGGCGCCATTGGATGGATCAGCCTGGTGCTATTCGGGGAAGCCTTCGCCATCTACCTGTTCTTCAAGCTGCTGTACTCGCACTACTGGTGGCTCGCCATCATGTACTCCGTGTGGATGCTGAGGGATATCGACACGCCGGCTAGAGGGGGGCGGAC GTTTGAATGGGTCAGAAACTGGTCCTGGTGGCGTTACTACCGCGACTACTTCCCCCTCAAGCTTGTCAAAACGGCGGAACTGGATCCTTCCAGAAACTACCTCCTCGCGTGTTTCCCACACGGTGTGGTCTGCACCGGGGCCTTCGGGGCTTTCGCTACAAATGCCTTGGACTTCTACAAGATATTCCCAGGAATGAGCTGCAATATGATCACATTGGGGGGTCATTTTCTAGTACCTTTCTTCAGGGATTTGATTCTTGGGCTGGGCGCTTGCACGTCGTCAAGGGAAAGTTTGTTGTACCTGCTGGATAAGAAGAAGCATAAAGGGAACTGTGTGGCATTGATCGTTGGAGGGGCTGCTGAGGCTTTGGACTCGCATCCTGGAGAGTACAGTGTCATCCTGAGCAGGAGGAAGGGATTCATCCGTATCGCGATGACATCAGG AGCGCCCCTAGTGCCAGTATTCTCATTCGGCGAGCCCGACGTGTTCCGGCCGCTGAACAACCCTCAGGACAGCTGGCTGAGACGGTTCCAG GAATCGGTACGGCGGTGGACCGGCATTTCGCCCATGTTCCCCGTGGGCCGCGGcgtatttcaatacaatttcgGCGTGGTGCCGCTCCGTGCACCTGTCACCACTGTAG TCGGCACCCCCATGGAGGTCAAAAAAAATCTGGAACCGACCGACGCTGAAGTGGACGCAGTTCACGCGGAGTTTACCCAGAGACTCGTGGATCTCTTCGAAGCGGAGAAGCACAAGTACTTGAAGAACTCGGAGAATACGCATCTGGTCATTACGTAA
- the LOC133520508 gene encoding 2-acylglycerol O-acyltransferase 2-A-like isoform X2, producing the protein MELITTPIKSLSDALGMQWAPRDLPMARRLQTLGAIGWISLVLFGEAFAIYLFFKLLYSHYWWLAIMYSVWMLRDIDTPARGGRTFEWVRNWSWWRYYRDYFPLKLVKTAELDPSRNYLLACFPHGVVCTGAFGAFATNALDFYKIFPGMSCNMITLGGHFLVPFFRDLILGLGACTSSRESLLYLLDKKKHKGNCVALIVGGAAEALDSHPGEYSVILSRRKGFIRIAMTSGAPLVPVFSFGEPDVFRPLNNPQDSWLRRFQESVRRWTGISPMFPVGRGVFQYNFGVVPLRAPVTTVVGTPMEVKKNLEPTDAEVDAVHAEFTQRLVDLFEAEKHKYLKNSENTHLVIT; encoded by the exons GAGCCTATCAGACGCCCTAGGCATGCAATGGGCGCCACGCGATCTTCCCATGGCGCGGCGTCTTCAAACCCTTGGCGCCATTGGATGGATCAGCCTGGTGCTATTCGGGGAAGCCTTCGCCATCTACCTGTTCTTCAAGCTGCTGTACTCGCACTACTGGTGGCTCGCCATCATGTACTCCGTGTGGATGCTGAGGGATATCGACACGCCGGCTAGAGGGGGGCGGAC GTTTGAATGGGTCAGAAACTGGTCCTGGTGGCGTTACTACCGCGACTACTTCCCCCTCAAGCTTGTCAAAACGGCGGAACTGGATCCTTCCAGAAACTACCTCCTCGCGTGTTTCCCACACGGTGTGGTCTGCACCGGGGCCTTCGGGGCTTTCGCTACAAATGCCTTGGACTTCTACAAGATATTCCCAGGAATGAGCTGCAATATGATCACATTGGGGGGTCATTTTCTAGTACCTTTCTTCAGGGATTTGATTCTTGGGCTGGGCGCTTGCACGTCGTCAAGGGAAAGTTTGTTGTACCTGCTGGATAAGAAGAAGCATAAAGGGAACTGTGTGGCATTGATCGTTGGAGGGGCTGCTGAGGCTTTGGACTCGCATCCTGGAGAGTACAGTGTCATCCTGAGCAGGAGGAAGGGATTCATCCGTATCGCGATGACATCAGG AGCGCCCCTAGTGCCAGTATTCTCATTCGGCGAGCCCGACGTGTTCCGGCCGCTGAACAACCCTCAGGACAGCTGGCTGAGACGGTTCCAG GAATCGGTACGGCGGTGGACCGGCATTTCGCCCATGTTCCCCGTGGGCCGCGGcgtatttcaatacaatttcgGCGTGGTGCCGCTCCGTGCACCTGTCACCACTGTAG TCGGCACCCCCATGGAGGTCAAAAAAAATCTGGAACCGACCGACGCTGAAGTGGACGCAGTTCACGCGGAGTTTACCCAGAGACTCGTGGATCTCTTCGAAGCGGAGAAGCACAAGTACTTGAAGAACTCGGAGAATACGCATCTGGTCATTACGTAA
- the LOC133520508 gene encoding 2-acylglycerol O-acyltransferase 2-A-like isoform X3, whose translation MQWAPRDLPMARRLQTLGAIGWISLVLFGEAFAIYLFFKLLYSHYWWLAIMYSVWMLRDIDTPARGGRTFEWVRNWSWWRYYRDYFPLKLVKTAELDPSRNYLLACFPHGVVCTGAFGAFATNALDFYKIFPGMSCNMITLGGHFLVPFFRDLILGLGACTSSRESLLYLLDKKKHKGNCVALIVGGAAEALDSHPGEYSVILSRRKGFIRIAMTSGAPLVPVFSFGEPDVFRPLNNPQDSWLRRFQESVRRWTGISPMFPVGRGVFQYNFGVVPLRAPVTTVVGTPMEVKKNLEPTDAEVDAVHAEFTQRLVDLFEAEKHKYLKNSENTHLVIT comes from the exons ATGCAATGGGCGCCACGCGATCTTCCCATGGCGCGGCGTCTTCAAACCCTTGGCGCCATTGGATGGATCAGCCTGGTGCTATTCGGGGAAGCCTTCGCCATCTACCTGTTCTTCAAGCTGCTGTACTCGCACTACTGGTGGCTCGCCATCATGTACTCCGTGTGGATGCTGAGGGATATCGACACGCCGGCTAGAGGGGGGCGGAC GTTTGAATGGGTCAGAAACTGGTCCTGGTGGCGTTACTACCGCGACTACTTCCCCCTCAAGCTTGTCAAAACGGCGGAACTGGATCCTTCCAGAAACTACCTCCTCGCGTGTTTCCCACACGGTGTGGTCTGCACCGGGGCCTTCGGGGCTTTCGCTACAAATGCCTTGGACTTCTACAAGATATTCCCAGGAATGAGCTGCAATATGATCACATTGGGGGGTCATTTTCTAGTACCTTTCTTCAGGGATTTGATTCTTGGGCTGGGCGCTTGCACGTCGTCAAGGGAAAGTTTGTTGTACCTGCTGGATAAGAAGAAGCATAAAGGGAACTGTGTGGCATTGATCGTTGGAGGGGCTGCTGAGGCTTTGGACTCGCATCCTGGAGAGTACAGTGTCATCCTGAGCAGGAGGAAGGGATTCATCCGTATCGCGATGACATCAGG AGCGCCCCTAGTGCCAGTATTCTCATTCGGCGAGCCCGACGTGTTCCGGCCGCTGAACAACCCTCAGGACAGCTGGCTGAGACGGTTCCAG GAATCGGTACGGCGGTGGACCGGCATTTCGCCCATGTTCCCCGTGGGCCGCGGcgtatttcaatacaatttcgGCGTGGTGCCGCTCCGTGCACCTGTCACCACTGTAG TCGGCACCCCCATGGAGGTCAAAAAAAATCTGGAACCGACCGACGCTGAAGTGGACGCAGTTCACGCGGAGTTTACCCAGAGACTCGTGGATCTCTTCGAAGCGGAGAAGCACAAGTACTTGAAGAACTCGGAGAATACGCATCTGGTCATTACGTAA